One region of Quercus lobata isolate SW786 chromosome 2, ValleyOak3.0 Primary Assembly, whole genome shotgun sequence genomic DNA includes:
- the LOC115978031 gene encoding mucin-7-like, translated as MESSSSSSAAAAKDVNKETVVYSAFNPCHVLEEALRAILKCLGVDTKEQEESSSSDQKDENINGTNAQDPSSTTEEVSEIPSSTDPDPPSSTTDPEADPPSSTATAEVAASTVAVRAPPRPPLSTGSGPQIN; from the exons ATGGagtcgtcatcatcatcatcagcagcagcagctaAGGACGTCAACAAAGAAACGGTTGTTTACTCTGCCTTCAATCCATGCCATGTTCTTGAAGAAGCTCTAAGGGCTATTTTGAAGTGTTTGGGTGTTGATACTAAAGAACAAGAGGAATCTTCAAGCTCAGACCAAAAAGATGAGAACATCAATGGAACAAATGCCCAAGACCCTTCTTCAACCACTGAAGAGGTTTCAGAAATTCCCTCATCAACGGACCCTGATCCTCCATCTTCAACAACAGACCCTGAAGCTGATCCTCCTTCAAGCACAGCAACCGCt GAAGTTGCCGCGAGTACAGTTGCCGTGAGAGCGCCTCCAAGGCCACCATTAAGCACTGGGAGTGGTCCTCAAATTAATTAG